The sequence below is a genomic window from Anaerolineales bacterium.
AGGGCACTGAATCCCGAGGGGTCAGCAACGTGGTGACCTCCTCGCCGGCCCGGGTTCGCCTCGCTGAAGGCACGCTGCTGGTCGTCCTGCGCCCGGGAAAGGAACCCGGTACTGAGGGATCCTGAGAGGAGACCGGCATGCAGCTCGATCCGAACCGAACCGTCAACGTCTCGGTACAGATCCTCCCTCTGGTGGATGATCTGTTTCCCTTGATCGACCGCGCCATCCGGGTGATCCAGGCGAGCGGCGTCAAGCATGAGGTCGACCCGATGGAAACGGTGATGGAAGGCCCGCTGGATCAGCTGCTCGAAGTGGCCAAGGCCGCCCACCTGGCGTGTATGAACGCCGGAGCGGAAACGCTGGTGACGCTGATTAAGATCGGCGACCGGGCCGGCGGCACGAGCATGGAGTCCAAGGTCGCCAAGTACCGCAGGCGCTAGCGCCTAGGGCGGCGATCCGACCTCGGATGGAGACCTCGGCGATGCCCGATCGGGAAAACAACGTGCGAAGCTGGCTGCGCCAGATCTTCCCTGTGCTGCTGGTCGTGGGCTTGGCGGTGCTGGCCTGGGCGGCACTGACCGCCGGCGGCGGACTGCCAGCCTTCATCCTGCCGTCTCCGGCCGACGTTGCCCGTGCCGGCTGGCGGACTCGCAGCCTGCTCCTGCCCGCCCTCGGGACAACCTTGCTCGAAACATTCATCGGCCTGGCAGTGTCGGTCGTGCTCGGGGTCACGCTGGCGGCGGCGGTCGACCTGTCCACCTTCCTGCGCCGGGCCCTGTATCCCATCCTGGTCGCCTCGCAGACCGTTCAGATCCTGGCCATCGCACCCTTGCTGATCATCTGGTTCGGCTTCGGCATGACCTCCAAGGTGCTGATCGTCGTCTTGATCTGCTTCTTCCCGCTGGCATTGAACACCGCCGATGGGCTGGCCTCGGCCGATCCCGACCTGGTGGCGCTCTTCCGCGCCATGGGCGCCCGGCGCGGACAGATCTGGCGCATGATCCGCATGCCGTCGGCCCTGCCGGGCTTCTTCTCCGGCCTGCGCATCGCCGTCACCTACAGCGTGGTCGGCGCCACCATCGCCGAGTGGGTCGGCGGCACCCAGGGCCTGGGACTGTACATGCTGCGCTCGAAGAACGCCCTGGCGACCGATCAGGTGTTCGTCGCTATCCTGATCACGTCTGCCGTCAGCATCGGTCTGTTCGTGCTGGTGACCATGATCGAGCGCGCCGCCCTGCCCTGGTACTACTCCGCCCAGCGCAAGGAGCAGTGGGATGAGGCGGGGATCTTCTGAGGCTTGCGGCCAGCAGCGCCGGCGGAAGTTGGCTGGATAGCGATGCCCGGGGGAGGCCGCACCGGGGACGGAGCACGGGAGGTCATGAAGCGCGCAGGCCGGCTGGTTCGGTTTCCCTGGGGTCCGCCCGCTGGGCGGTGTGGAGAACGCGCTCCGCGTGGAGGGTGAAATGAAGCGCACAGTAGGGTTGC
It includes:
- a CDS encoding ABC transporter permease; the encoded protein is MPDRENNVRSWLRQIFPVLLVVGLAVLAWAALTAGGGLPAFILPSPADVARAGWRTRSLLLPALGTTLLETFIGLAVSVVLGVTLAAAVDLSTFLRRALYPILVASQTVQILAIAPLLIIWFGFGMTSKVLIVVLICFFPLALNTADGLASADPDLVALFRAMGARRGQIWRMIRMPSALPGFFSGLRIAVTYSVVGATIAEWVGGTQGLGLYMLRSKNALATDQVFVAILITSAVSIGLFVLVTMIERAALPWYYSAQRKEQWDEAGIF
- a CDS encoding thiamine-binding protein — encoded protein: MQLDPNRTVNVSVQILPLVDDLFPLIDRAIRVIQASGVKHEVDPMETVMEGPLDQLLEVAKAAHLACMNAGAETLVTLIKIGDRAGGTSMESKVAKYRRR